A stretch of DNA from Micromonospora sp. NBC_01813:
CAGTGTCGGCCCTCGCCGCCGCCGTCTGGTATCCGACCCGTACCGACGCCGCGCCGAGAGTCCTCGACCAGGCCCGGCGCACCTTCGAGGAGTTCGCCGCGCAGGCCCGCACCCCGGCGACCGGGGTGGTGATGCGGCCGACCCGGATGCTGCTGCGCGCGCCGGTCGACGAACCGCCCTGGTGGGCGGCGGCCGTGCCGGACCTGCGGTACTGCCCGGACACCACGACCGGACCCACCGGGGTGGTCGCCGAATGGCGGTGCACGGTGCCGACAGTGGAGATGCGGCCGTACCTGAGCTGGCTGCTCGACCGGTTCCGGACCGCCGGGGGAGTGCTGCACCAGCAGCGGCTAGCCGCGCTGTCCGAGGCCGCCGAGGTGGCCCCGATCGTGGTGAACGCGACCGGGCTGGCCGCCGGCCGGCTGGCGGCCGACCCGGCGGTCCATCCGGTACGCGGGCAGGTCGTCGTGGTGGCCAACCCCGGCGTCGCCACCTCGGTCCGGGACGAAGGCCATCCGGCCGGGGCTGCCTACGTCCATCCACGTCGGCGTGACGTCGTGCTCGGTGGCACGTTCGAACCGCTCACGGCTGCACCCGACGACGATCCGTCCGACCTCGACGGTGTCCGGCCCGATCCGGCGACGAGCCGGGCGATCCGGGCCCGCTGCGCCGAGCTGGTGCCGGAGGTGGCCGCCGCCCCGGTGCTCGACCAGTACGTCGGAATGCGGCCGGCCCGCCACGGCGGAGCGCGGGTCGACATCGACCCCGGCCCGCCGGCCGGCATCTCCCGGCTGGTGCACTGCTACGGGCACGGCGGTGCCGGGATGACGCTCAGCTGGGGCTGCGCCGACGAGGTGGCGGCGCTGGTCACCCGGTGACCGAACCGGACCAGGTTCAGGCCGGCACCCCGTGGACGATCGCCTCGGCCACTCGGCGGAGTTGCGCCATGTCGGGTTGGAAGCCGGCGGCGACGTCCGGATGCAGCGCGGAACTGGTCTCGTCGAGCAACCGCCGGCACACCTGCTCCACCGGTTCACCCGCGTAGTCGGCCCGCACCCGGTCGGTGGCCAACTGGACCGCCGAGGTCAGCTGCTGCTCGAGCGGATCATGCAGATGGCGGGTCGTGGTCGGCAGACTGGCGGGGTCCAGCTTCACCTGCGGCTGGAGCGGTACCTGCGGTTCGGACATCGGTGTTCTCCCTCCCGGCCGTAGCGGTACCCCGGCGGGCGCGGCCGGCAAACCCGGCCGCAGCCGGGCGGACCGGCCGTGCCGGCGCGTTCAACCGAGCGCGACGACCTTCACCCGGTACGACGGCTCGTCGGCCGGCTCCTCCCGGTAGCTGATCTGCTGGATCTGCCGGTCGTCGACGAACAACGCGACGTCGACCAGCACACCGAGATGGGCGACGCTGCCCGGCGGCACCCGATGCTTGTCCTGCAGGACGTCACCGATACCACCGAGGAAGTTCGTCGCGTCACCGAGGTGGTGCCGGGCAGGGCGGCGGACCACGACCTCGAGCGCCACCGGCTCGGTCAGTGGTGTCCAGCCGGTGCGTTGTGCGGCGTCACACGCCGCGGTGAGCAGCATCCGCACCCGCAGGGCCTGGCGACTGCCAGCGGTGAACATCGACAGCGCCTGGTTCTTCACCGGCGGCAGACCAGGAACATCGAACGCCAACGCGGGCGACTCACGATCGCGCATCGCGCACCTCCTCGATCAGGGGCGGGGCAGCGTGTGTCGACGTCGCCGGCGACCGGGCTGTAACGAAAACTACCTACTCCGTTAACGCGCCGCCCAGGGTCCGTTCGTGCACATTCCCGGATCCAGCGTTGTGAGCTGCGTGGCGTTTGCCGCGACAACGAATGGGTAGCGGGGTATTCAGGGCAGCTTCCAGCCGAACCCGAAGGAGTAATCGATGGACGACGCGATCAAACTGTCGGTGATCTACTACAGCGCGACCGGAACCACCTACCAGATGGCGCAGGCGGCGGTCGAGGCCGCGGAGAAGGCCGGCGCGCAGGTACGCCTGCGTAAGGTGCGGGAACTCGCCCCGGAGCAGGCGATCCGCTCCAACTCCGGCTGGCACGCCCACCGGATGGAGACCGAGGACGTGATGGAGGCCGAACTCGACGATCTGGCCTGGTCCGACGCGGTCATCTTCGGCACCCCCACCCGGTACGGGGTGATGGCGGCGCAGCTCAAGCAGTTCATCGACGGCAGTGGGCCGCTGTGGTCCAAGGGCGCACTGGTCAACAAGGTGTTCTCCGGTTTCTGCTCGACCGCCACCGCACACGGCGGCCAGGAAGCCACGCTGTTGTCGCTCTACACCGTCGTCTACCACTGGGGCGGAATCGTCGTCACTCCCGGATACGTGGAGCCGAGTCAGTTCGTCGGCGGTAACCCCTACGGCGGGTCCCACACCAGCAACAACGGTGAGGTGCCGCCGGACGAGACCGCGTTGACCGCCACGGCGTTGACCGCCCGGCGGGTGGTCGAGATCGCCACCGCGGTCAAGCGCGGCCTGGCCAGCTCCTGAACCCGACGACGACGTCGGGCTCAGGACGCGGCCCATCCGATCCGGGTCAACTCCGCAGCAGACCGCCCGTGGCGTCGGCCTGCGGGGTCAGCGCGCCGGCGCCACCCGGCGGCGGCAGAATCGCGGTGAGCAACTCGCGCAGGATCTGCACGCCGTCCTGGCTGAGCACCGATTCGGGATGGAACTGCACCCCGGCGAACCCACTCCCGCGCAGGGCGTGCACCGCGCCGTCGGCGGCGTCGCGACACAGCTGTACGGGGCCGTGCGGGGTGTGAAGAAGGTCGTCGGTGCCGTGGGCGGTGAAGCTGGAGTAGAAACCGACCCGGCGTGGCACGCCGAAGAAGTCGATCTCCCGCTGGAGTCCCTGGCAGGGCAGCGGCCGGCGGGACACCGCCAGCCCCAGCCGGTCGGCCAGCACCTGATGACCCAGGCAGACACCGAGCAGCGGTTGTCCACGCCGCAGCGCGTGCTCGACGACGGCGCGCAGTGCCACCATCCGTGGATCCGTCAGATCGGACGGATCACCCGGACCGGGACCGGCGACCAGCACGTCCGCGTCGGCCAGGTCGACCGTGGCGGTCTGGTCCCACGCGACGACCCGTACCCGCAGGCCCAACGCGCGCAGCAGATGGGCGAGCATGCCGGTGAAGCTGTCCTCGGCGTCCACCACCACGATCCGCCGACCGGCCAGCGCGGGTTCCACCAGCGCGTCGGGCGACCGTTGCCGCAGCCAGAACTCGGCCAGCCGGTCGTTGCGGGCCGCCAACGCGCGGGCCACCGTGGGGTGTTCCGGTCGGGTGATCGGGGTGGCCGCCCCCGATTCGGGACCCGGAGCCGCGACGGGCGCCATCG
This window harbors:
- the wrbA gene encoding NAD(P)H:quinone oxidoreductase codes for the protein MDDAIKLSVIYYSATGTTYQMAQAAVEAAEKAGAQVRLRKVRELAPEQAIRSNSGWHAHRMETEDVMEAELDDLAWSDAVIFGTPTRYGVMAAQLKQFIDGSGPLWSKGALVNKVFSGFCSTATAHGGQEATLLSLYTVVYHWGGIVVTPGYVEPSQFVGGNPYGGSHTSNNGEVPPDETALTATALTARRVVEIATAVKRGLASS
- a CDS encoding FAD-dependent oxidoreductase, whose amino-acid sequence is MVVVGAGIIGLSCAIRLQQRGLRAAIVSADPPERTVSALAAAVWYPTRTDAAPRVLDQARRTFEEFAAQARTPATGVVMRPTRMLLRAPVDEPPWWAAAVPDLRYCPDTTTGPTGVVAEWRCTVPTVEMRPYLSWLLDRFRTAGGVLHQQRLAALSEAAEVAPIVVNATGLAAGRLAADPAVHPVRGQVVVVANPGVATSVRDEGHPAGAAYVHPRRRDVVLGGTFEPLTAAPDDDPSDLDGVRPDPATSRAIRARCAELVPEVAAAPVLDQYVGMRPARHGGARVDIDPGPPAGISRLVHCYGHGGAGMTLSWGCADEVAALVTR